Genomic DNA from bacterium:
GGATTTAATTATCATGCTTTGGATTCTAAAGTCGTTATGGTCGAATCAAAACTTAAGAAAAAATCACTGCCACGGCTCAACCGTGGCAGATTTTAAATATTTTTTTCTTCAGAATAACTTTCTACAGTTTTAAAAACTCTACTCTGCGGTTAAGAGCTTTATTAACTACGCTGTCATTCTTTGCGACAGGTTCGGTTTCCCCTTTGCCGTCCGTTTCAATTCGTGCCGCATCAATTCCAAATTCTTTTACGAGAACATTTTTAACTGATGCTGACCTGCGCTGGGATAAATCGAGATTGGATTTATCATCACCATCCGAATCTGTATGTCCGACGATTTTAATTTTTACTCCAGCGTTTTCTTTAAGAACATCTGCGATCTGTTTTATCGTACCGAAAGATTCTGATTTAACAACATCTTTATTCACATCAAAATAAATTCCGTAACTGACAAGCTTTCCTTCCGTGATGAGCTTACTTCTCATATCCGGCGCAGCATCGGTAATTCTGAGATTGGAGATGTAAGATCCGCATGAAGCTCCTCTACTGAGTCTGAAACAAAGTCTGCTGAGTTTAACACCGTCGTATAAATTCGTTGGCATATCCAGTACTTTGGCCTCCTGGTGATAAATTCTTACTCTTCTTCCCTGGAACCAGATGATAACATGATTTACCTTTTCTGCTACTACCGGATTAACTTTTGAATTCCCTGTTATCTTTTCCTTCTCACCTTCCTTATACGCCCAGGTATTCCAGTTTTGTTTTTCAATTGAAATCATTATACCGCCATTACCGGGATGCGGATTGTTATCCATTTCTTTTCTTTTGCTTTCCCCGTAAAGCAATAGTCCTGCTGCAATTCGTCCTCCCGTTTTTTTAGGAACGATATCAAATTCAATTATAAAATTCTTCGGGAAGTTTATATCGTTTAGATAAAAATAATTTCCATCGGTACTGTTTAAGTTGAACCAATGACCATCTGCAATATTGATAGTATTAATTTCTCCGGCAGAGTTAGCAGTCCATAAAGCCGGAAAATCACCAACTGCATCCTGGCTGAAATCATCAAAGAAGATTACGTTCTCGCCGGGAACAAAATCATACTGCGTTGAGCTTTTAAACTGATCATCATCACCGGTTTGAGTTTCATCTGTTTTGTTATTTCCGGTCTGCTTCTCAGATTCTTTGCTTTCATTACTGGATTTTTCATCGGAATCTTTCTGTTGGTCATCTTTTGTTTCAGGCTTTTTTTCAATTTCCTTTTTAACAGTCTCTTCAGTTTTCTTTTTAATGGTTTCTAAAAACTGAGCTTGAGTGGCCTGCATAAGACCAAAAGTTAAGATTAACATGAAAACAAAAATTGTGTTTTTCATTTTGGTGCCTTTTTTTAAATGATTTATAAATTGTATGTATTGTTTTATTGAACTTTCTTATGGATAAGAAATATCTGATTCACAATTAAAAAGTTTCTGCTGGAAGATTTTAGATTGGTTGTTAAGGGTAGAATATCGTGGCGAGGTGCAGCAGTATTAAACAGAGCAAGATAAGTCGTAAGTTGTTTTTCAGAAATCTGCACAATCTATCTCCCTAAAATAGATTTTACACAAACAATATTAATTCGTAAGTAAACTTAGATAAGTATTAATCAATTAGGAAAGCAATTTATTTTAACTATTATTTTAGCTGGGGCAATTATTGTGTCGTGGGAAAATTATTGGTGTCAGAAAAGTTTAAAGAATTTTAGCGTTGTTGCATGTTTTCCAGAATATCATTGGGTAGAATCAACAAGATTTATATGAACAAATTTTTCCATATCATTTTCAAAGTAATCATTAAAAAAGCCGGGAGGTATTATTTTCCCTCCCGTTTACTTGCGCTTGATTTATCCGGAGGCTTCAGTTTTGAGTTCACCCTTTCGAGTTCATCATTTAAGAAGTCCCTCTCCAATTTATTGCATGAACGGTCATAAGCAAATTTCATGTATTTTTTTGCTTTGTGTAAGTGACCTTTAAACTCCGCAATCAATCCTTCACTATGTTTTAACCTCGAAACATTAACACCCTTAATTTTATATGCATAGTTGATCAGCTTTTTCGCTTTTCCATATTCACCAATCTGAAGTAATAAATTGGTATAAGAGTAATAAGTCTCGACATAATTTAAATCGCTGGCCAATGCCTTTTCAAAGTGATTTTCAGCTTCGCTGATTTTACCTAACTGGTACATATTCAAATTGCCTAAAAGGCAGTGTGCGCCAGCATGATCTTTGTCATAACTGATTGCAAAGTTAAGTGCTTCAATTACCTGGTCCAGATCATACGGATATAAATTAAGCGCTTTCAAGTAATAAGTGTCTGCTATTGTTATTGACATTTTTATTCATTAATTATTTAAAAATATTTTAACTAGAAGAATCTCATTTTGCAGTTGGAAATGATTTGCCAATATGCAAAGTCATTCGACTCCTGCGAAAAGGAAATTGTTTTTTGTTTTTATGGATTAAATCCGCCCAGATGAGCGGATAGTCAGGGAGTTAAACTATTAACTAAATATCCGCACAATACCGAACGACCTTAGTCCCATATGTTTTATGTAATTCAGCATAAATCACCATCGTTCTATTGTTAATGAATAAATGAGGGTGCAAATATTATGAATTGAAAATTAAAAGCAAAACCGGATGATAAAATTATTTTGAACAGTCGTGTTTTTATAATTTTCGGTTGGTTTTTGGGGAAAGAAAAAGGAAGTCAGATGAAAAAAATTGAAATAGTAAAAAACTTTATTAAAGCATATAATTCATTTAATGTTGAAAGTATGCTGGCATATCTTCATTCTGATATTGAATTTAAGAACATTTCAAATGGTGTAGAAAATGCTCGTACAAAAGGAATCGAAGAATTCAGGGAACTTGCAAACAATTCAGTTAAAATGTTTAAGCAAAGAGAACAAAAAATTATCTCATACACTGAATCGGATGATATGTTGAATATTGAAATAATCTTTCGCGGTATACTGGCAATAGATTTACCTAATGGATTAAAAGCCGGAGAGACTTTGATTATGAATGGAAAATCAACTTATGTATTTAAAGACAACTTAATTATATCGCTTGTTGATGAAAGTTAATTATACAAATCTCAATCCCCTCATTG
This window encodes:
- a CDS encoding OmpA family protein, which codes for MKNTIFVFMLILTFGLMQATQAQFLETIKKKTEETVKKEIEKKPETKDDQQKDSDEKSSNESKESEKQTGNNKTDETQTGDDDQFKSSTQYDFVPGENVIFFDDFSQDAVGDFPALWTANSAGEINTINIADGHWFNLNSTDGNYFYLNDINFPKNFIIEFDIVPKKTGGRIAAGLLLYGESKRKEMDNNPHPGNGGIMISIEKQNWNTWAYKEGEKEKITGNSKVNPVVAEKVNHVIIWFQGRRVRIYHQEAKVLDMPTNLYDGVKLSRLCFRLSRGASCGSYISNLRITDAAPDMRSKLITEGKLVSYGIYFDVNKDVVKSESFGTIKQIADVLKENAGVKIKIVGHTDSDGDDKSNLDLSQRRSASVKNVLVKEFGIDAARIETDGKGETEPVAKNDSVVNKALNRRVEFLKL
- a CDS encoding nuclear transport factor 2 family protein — its product is MKKIEIVKNFIKAYNSFNVESMLAYLHSDIEFKNISNGVENARTKGIEEFRELANNSVKMFKQREQKIISYTESDDMLNIEIIFRGILAIDLPNGLKAGETLIMNGKSTYVFKDNLIISLVDES